In Sphingobacteriales bacterium, a genomic segment contains:
- the pdxH gene encoding pyridoxamine 5'-phosphate oxidase, producing the protein MKEEINIHNQYLRGELKEEDVGHNPFSLFEKWLIEAFDAKIPEPNAMTLSTIGKDNRPSSRIVLLRDYTYKGFVFYTNYKSRKGKDLKHHEYAALNFFWPQLERQVRIEGKVEKLDENMSDIYFQSRPYESQIAALISPQSEKISSRQELLSEFDKVLSKKEDIKRPHFWGGYLLIPDKIEFWQGREHRLHDRILFEKKKDKWKVSRLAP; encoded by the coding sequence ATGAAAGAAGAAATTAATATTCATAATCAATATCTTAGAGGGGAGCTGAAAGAAGAAGATGTCGGACACAATCCCTTTTCATTATTTGAAAAATGGCTGATAGAGGCTTTTGATGCTAAAATTCCTGAGCCTAATGCCATGACCCTGTCAACCATCGGAAAAGACAACCGGCCATCTTCCCGGATAGTATTACTTCGTGATTATACTTATAAGGGCTTTGTCTTTTATACCAACTATAAAAGCAGAAAAGGAAAAGATCTGAAACATCATGAATATGCAGCACTGAATTTTTTCTGGCCACAGCTCGAAAGACAGGTCAGGATTGAGGGGAAGGTCGAAAAACTGGATGAAAATATGTCAGATATATATTTTCAGTCGAGGCCGTATGAAAGCCAGATAGCAGCCCTAATTTCCCCGCAAAGTGAAAAAATCTCATCACGGCAGGAACTTCTTTCAGAATTTGATAAAGTATTGAGTAAAAAAGAAGACATCAAACGTCCGCATTTTTGGGGTGGGTATTTACTTATCCCCGATAAAATAGAATTCTGGCAGGGTAGGGAACATCGGCTCCACGACCGTATTTTGTTTGAAAAAAAGAAAGACAAATGGAAGGTAAGCCGGCTGGCTCCCTAA